GTAAAGGTGAGTTCACCTTAGAGTTTAGTCACTATGCTCCAACTGCACCAAATGTACAAAGAGATTTGATTGCAGAATTCCAAAAgagacaacaacaacagcaacaacaaaagaaatgaagcTCTGTTacatttttttgaaaacaatTTATTcccattgaaaaaattccatGTAAATATTATacaaattatttgattccaCTGTAAATGATGTTGTTATGTAATAATCTTCTTGTTACTCTGTGTATAAGGAATTATTTTTAATCTTATCCAACATATCGTCAATTTTTGGTCCCATTTTTGGCTGACCAGTCTTGGTCTTTTGGGTCATTTTAACCTTCCTCTTTTCACGCTCTTGTGCTTTTTGCTCGATGATCTTTATCCTCTCTTCCTCTTTCCTTTTGGCCTCTTGAGCATGTTCAGCTTGTAGCCTTTTTCGTTGTTTCTTTatctccttcttctcatctAATTTCCTCTTACCTTGTAATGCACGCTCTTCTTTTAAATGCTTAATATCATCCTTGGAAACTGGCGTTGGTTTCTTGTCAGGAACTTCATAACCTTCACTCTTCAAAGCTTTCAGATACTCTTTCCTCAATCTTGCCTTTTTGGTCAGATTTCTTTGGATCTCCTTTACTTTATATTCCTTGGTAAACTTATCCCTATTTCTAATTTGCTTAGACGTTGGCATAATGATTATGGGGATGGATAGCTGGGTATCTAGaggttttttttttagtgCTCTCTTGATTTTAAGTAAGATTAAAGTAAAATAgctttaaatttttcatgtcCGCGATGAGCTAAGGGTTAGTCAAGAGATGAGCTCTGACGAACAAATGAAGTTCCGAAAATTCCTATAGAAAGCGGTAGGAATCTTCGGTCTCTTTAGAAATTTAGCTTAAATTGCAAATAACTTACTATACACTTTGGTGCATCTCTGGGACCAAAAAATTCTTATGCCAGGTTTTAGTGATGAATAATTGTATGAACCACTTTAATCACATTGTCTGTAAAACTTGTACGTATGACCCATGATTAGAATCACGATAATGGAAACTCTTGTATATATCACATCCACATAAACATTTTTTATATCACCTAGATGGTTTACCAACCCACATAGTCTCTGCCAACGAATCTGAAAACCTTTAACCTTCCCGCTTTCATACGATGTATTTTGTAACTAGAAGTGACCACCTTACCTGAATGTTCTTCAATGACTTGGAATTTACCTTTGGGAAATTCGTATCCAGCAATAATAGCAACATGTGGAGTTTCTGTACCAACTGAAATAATTTCTCTTGAACcagatttcatcaatacgTCAAACTTAGCCTTCCTCATGACAAGAACATCACCAGGTCTTATTTGGGCAACATCTTGAGTATGAACAGCTTCACCAGCATTATGGGCAAAAATTGAAGCGCCGAAAGTTCTTCCCTCAATTGGGTGAATAACTTCGTTTTCCAAATGTGACAAAATTGCAGGAATAAGTCCATTGGTATGACTACCAACTAAAGAGCCTGCTCTGTGTAAGGCGTAGCTACCGTATCTTTGAGCGTATTCTTCCAGAAGCTGAGgttgatttttcaaaggaatATGTTCTTGGCTGGCTTGTACTGTGGCATGAGGGTTCGACGTATCAAAATTCACAGAAAAGTGTAGCTGAGAATAATCTTCAAATAAGAAATAGAAGTCTCTAACCATGTAGGATTcatgcaatttcttcttgatgaGATGATCATCCACTTCCATTAAACAATTAACTTTTTGACCGAATGCATGTGAAGGAAACTTCTTTTCCAACCACCAGCTGTCCTCTGAGCTGAATCTAATAGTTTTGCCTTCCGCAGAGCCAGAACCATCCTTTGTAGAAAAAGTAGCTGTTCTCGACATTGTATTTAGCTTCTCAGATGGACTTTGGCCAGCAACTGGTGGATGTGGTCCAGGAGCTGATGGTGATCCAGGGATAGGTGGTATGGACCTTGGTACAGAGGGCACGCCTCTGGTATGTGAGGTAGCAGAGCCGGAATCGCCGGAATAAACCGAAGAAGGTCTCCCGCCGTGACCAGGAGGGGAAGTAGGAATAGGAGGAACACCTGAAGGGGTATTGGAGGAAGCTTCTCTAGTGTCACCGCCAGAAAGCGCAGCTGGAACAGGAGGAGCAGGAGTATATGGAAAATCAGGCACGCCAGTCATCGAAATAGCCCCTCTCGGATGATCGAAATCTTCCGGTGAAGATGGGGCATCGCCACGTGAATGGAACATAGTAGATGTAGGGCGTGCTGCACCTGGTCCAGAGTCCCGCAAGGAAGAACCACGAGATGGGCGGTGTGGGACAGAGACACCTGTCCGTGAAGAAGTAGGGGAACTATTTGGATCCAATGAGTTAGGAATTGGAGGTATCTGTGGTTCTGGTGGTGAACCCCAAGATTGTGGCTCGCTGAAATCATAATCGTTAGAATGCGAAAAGTTGTCCAAACTTGAGACTGGTGGTTTGGGAGCTTGTGACAAATGGTCATCAACGGGGGTCCTtagttcatcatcaggaTGGTATCT
The genomic region above belongs to Zygosaccharomyces rouxii strain CBS732 chromosome F complete sequence and contains:
- the FYV7 gene encoding Fyv7p (similar to uniprot|Q12247 Saccharomyces cerevisiae YLR068W FYV7 Protein of unknown function required for survival upon exposure to K1 killer toxin involved in processing the 35S rRNA primary transcript to generate the 20S and 27SA2 pre-rRNA transcripts), which produces MPTSKQIRNRDKFTKEYKVKEIQRNLTKKARLRKEYLKALKSEGYEVPDKKPTPVSKDDIKHLKEERALQGKRKLDEKKEIKKQRKRLQAEHAQEAKRKEEERIKIIEQKAQEREKRKVKMTQKTKTGQPKMGPKIDDMLDKIKNNSLYTE